GCTTCTTCATTCTAACTAGAGCATTTTCAGATAATTTTCTAGTAAGATTAGGGAGCACAATCTTTTTCTTATTTAACCCGGCGTATATATTGATCCTCACCGGTGGAGACTTTATTTTAATGTTCTCACTGGGGTTTCTGCTTCTTGCTCTTTATTTTGTAATAGTCGGAAGGAGAAAAGATAATTTCCCGAATATTTATTTATTGATTTCAATCGTTTTCATGTTTCTTACTATTGGTACCGAACAGATAACATATTTGGGGGTTGCTCTATGGATCATCTTTTTCGTTATTTTCTCCAAGGATTTGCGCTTTGAGCTAAAAAAGTTAAAAAATCTGGCTTCTAATTTGATAATTCCCCTTTTGTTCTCTTTTATTCTTATGATTCTCGTTTTTCTACCTTTCATATTACCAGCAGAGTTTGGGTCGTTCATCAACTTAGGCCCTTCATCCCCTTATGCTCAGTCTTTTAACGGTAATGTCAAGCTATTTTCTAACGGTTTCTTCCCTACTTTATTTCTTGAGCCTTGGGGATTTTCCTCGAACGTTGCTGAATTCTCCGTGGCGACAATATCTGTGTCTGCATTATCAGCATGGAATGTGATTCTGTATAGTGTCCTGCTGTTTGCCCTCGTATGGGGGTTCATTGTTAGGAGAAGAACTTTAATAGTATTCTCCTTAATTATAGTGATTGCTGGACTTTTGGGCTCGGGCCCAAAGAGCTTGGTCCCATCTATACCCAACTTTCTCTATCTTAACATCCCCGGTTACCAACTCCTTAATGCATCTTATTACTGGGACTGGATCGTCATAGTTCCGCTATATTCTTTAATATTAGTGGACATCTTGAATTACATTTCGATTCCTAGAAAAAATATATTCAATAAAGTTAAGTGGTTCACCGATAAAGACGGTTCATCAAAAAAACATCTTAGGAGGACTCTTGCAATCTCTTTCATCGTTTTATTAATATTTATTCTGGTTTTTCCTTTGGTTTCTCAAGGTTATTACAATTCATTAGGGATAATAAATAGAGGTCAAAACGTGCCACAGCCCTATTATGGTCTGACTACTGAAATAGACAAACTTACAACCGGGACAATGTCAGGAGTGGCCTTTTTTCCCCCAAATCAGGAGTTAGTTCTCGTAAATGGGTCGCCGCATTTTAATAATCCGCTTTATAACTCTCAATCTTTTAGGACACCATACATTTCTAGTTACGGGTCTCTTCCTACGAATATTTCAAACTATTTTGATTTCATTTATTCAGAATTTTACAGTAATGAAACGAACCACATCGCTGAACTGATGGGTCTTGCTGGTATAGAGTATTTCGTTGTTCTAAAGGGGGTAAAAGATTATAACGATCAATACGGATCACAAAATGCATCCCAGTTAATGAATTATCAAACTGGAATCAGCATGATATCTAACAATAAATCGTATACTATCTACAAGGGAGATTATAGTCTTCCTACTGCATTTACAACAAATACTTCCGAAATTATCATCGGCAATTACTACTCGTTGACAAAACTTGCAAATGAAGGAGTAAATTTGTTGGGTAAGAGTATATTTATGTCGAGTGATATTAATGTAAGAGACTGGAAGATCATTTTGAACCACTCTAATTATGTTGTTCTTCCGAACCTGACAGATTTGAATACCCTAGGGCTCGTCACTACAAATTTCACAAAGGTGGATACATTTGACTACATTAACAACAGCGATTCCGGATCATCTAATCCTAGGTACCCTTTAACAAATTGGGCTTACGGCCCAAACTACTATGTTCCAGAGATTTCTCAGATCCCTACAGCGCCTCAGAATTTTATTTTTACTAGTTCAAATTCTACGGTATCTATCCCTATCCCAGGATCGAAAAACCATAACGAGGCGTGGATTCAGTTATGGTTTTCTGGGGACTCGCGAAATGTTTCGTTTTTCACCGATGGAAAACTTATACAGACTGTAGATACATTTCTTCCCGGAAATAGTGAGTTTAAGCTCGTAAAGATAAACTATTCATTCAATAAAAATCAAATGTTGCGAATTAATTCTTCTGGTTTGGAAGATAACTGGATCAATGCTATAGGAAGTATCTATCTAACGAATGGTACACAACTTTCTGATAACCGTAACTACATCAATAATCTAATTTCGGAAGGCAAGTTAACAATTTTTAATTTCTCAGCTTTTGCACTATCAAACGTCGCAATTCAAGATTCAAATGCAACCCTAGAACCAACAGAATGGGGGTATAAATTACTAGGCGGAGCGAACAAGATTTTTAACATAAATTACCCATATTACAGCGACGAAAGATCAAACGGCATATTGCTTAGTTCTCTTGGTGGAGTTAATCAGGTTATCATTTCTGTCTCTGCAAAAACCAACTTTGTATATTTCACTAGTTATCAAATGTGGGTTTATGGTAGTATAATTCAAGTTGCATCCGTGGCATCGTATCTTATCTTTCTTTTTATTAGAGTAAAATTTTTCCAACATAACGATTGACTGCCTTTAGAGAGTATAAATATTATCTGTATTTTATGTCGATCAGCGAAACTCTAAAAATTTTCAATACTATCAAGATAATCATTAGAGACAAGGAAGATACTTGACCAGTCAACACATAATACCGGAAAGAATTTAGTACATCACCCCATCTTATACCCGGCCAACCTTCTGAAATTCTGTACCTCATTGACCAGTAGAAGTTACTCCATTCACCGTATTTTTCGAACTTTGTTTCCTTCAAAAAGTAGCAAAACAAAGCTGAAGCTTCAAGCATTTTCTTATTTACTGCTGACCATTGATTATAGTTTAATGTGATTGACTGATCTCCATGTATCCTGTATCTGTTAAAAATTTCTTTAGTAATAAGTAAGCCCATGTTCGACTTTAGAGCGATTATATAAATAGCGCCGTCTGTGGTTGCAGGTAGACTTTTCAAAAGGGTTGAGTCTGGGGGAAGAATAGATCGCCTAACGGAGACGCAGCTTAAATTGAATGTTCCTTGAAACCTGCCCAGTTTGAACAAATATTTCTCTTTGTCCTCCTGTTCATATACACTTATGTCCTGTTTTGGTTGTTTATAACCAAAGTGCTTCTTTAATGGTTTTCCTTTTCCATCTATGATCTTGAAACCATTGTGATAATATCCTAGATTAGGATGTGCGTTGAACACGTCACTCACTTTCTGTAACTTGTTCGGATAAAATTCATCATCGTCATCCAGAAAGCAAATTATGTCACCTTTGGATTTTTTTATTCCGGTAGACAAATACTCCCCAATTGTCCCTTCCATATTTACTACTACAAAGTTTTCTTCATGAATGCTATCTATATAATCGTCTTCAAAATTCTTGAGGACAATAATTTCAAAAAACTCCTTATCTAACGTCTGATTTCGTACTGAATCCACGGCCATTCTGAGATAGCTTTTTCTATCGTGTGCAGTTACTATAACACTAATAAAAATTCGCTTTATAATGTCATTAGTGTTAGGCATCGCGTAGCACTCTCATGTAAAATTCATTCATTTCATCGTAGAATTTATTTAACGTAAACATTCGAAGTCTTTCATATTGATTTTTGATGATGTTTGCTCTGAAGTCCTTATCTGTCAATCTAACTAGCGCCTGAACATAACAACTTACTTCATCATTGTCGCACAGGATACCTGCATCTCCCAGGAAGTCCTTCGTATCCCGTGAATTTGAAGTAATGACAGGAACTCCAGACGCAATTGCTTGCATAACTAAAAAACTGAAGCCTAATCTTGACGGATAGATGAAAACGCAAAATTCTTTTAAGAACGACATCAACTCAGGCTCTGGTACTAACTCAATAGTTTCTATTCGGCAAGATTTTGTTCCGTTTAATAGTTTTTGGTTCTCATCGGAGATAGTTCCACTTTTAGCTACGATCGTTAGAGTAGCACGTGGTAGATCTCTGACAAATTCCATATATGATCTTAAAACTATATCCATACCCCTATCGTTGGGTGAACTCCCACCCATGAAAAGAATCTTCATATTATCATCTCCTACATCTTGACAGACATTCGAGTCAACCAATTGATCCAGGTTAAGATCAAGGGCGTAATGAATAACAGTTATCTTGTTAGCAGCAACGTGGAAATTATCTATAAGAGCATCTCTAGTTGATTCGAACGGAACAATAATTTCCTTGCTGATATTCAGGCTAACTAGCATTGACAATTTTGCAAAGAAAAAAACAAAAGGATTAAACATTACCACCTTGCCATCAAGCGGAATAGTGTCATGAATTGTTGTGATAATATTCTTTTTAAGAGCTAAGGCAGCTACAATCGATCCCAAAGGATCCACTGCATGAAAGGCGTTCCCATTAGACTTCCGTAATTCAATAAATGCCTTTAAAAAGGCTTTTATGAAGCATACTGGTCGAGGCTTAACTACGCCCTCTTCTATTATTCTAAGACCTATACCATGACTAGAAAAAGATTTGTAAATTGTTGCAAGGTAACGGTCTATGCCCCTTCCAGTATCAATTTTGTTTGTATAGGGAAAACCTATTAGCACTATTTTTTTAAGCGAAGTCAGGGTATCTGATCTTTCTGCCATTCCTTTATCTCCTCGTTAAAAAGATTTACAAACAAATACGCATCTATCTATTCGTGGATTAAATGAACCATCAATTTGACTTATCGAATTAGCAACACGAAGCACTTTCCAACCGGCGCTTTCGAACATATTTCTGAGTTCAAGAACGCTGTAAAGCATAATCTTGGATGTAAAACTACCTACGTACTTAAGATCACCATTTATCTTTCTAAAATAACTGTGTTCAGATTTAACAAACTCAGTAAGAGGATCAACTTGTTGGCTCACAATAACTACTGAATTTCCTAGATCGTTCCAGAAACGCCTTATTGGAAAATTGATGACATATTCCCTGGTCCAAGTTTCGACAATCAATATCGTTCCGTGTTCGGTAACCATTTTCAAGTGTTTCAAAAACTTCAAATCAGTTTTCCTATCGTTATAACCGATGCTTGTCCACCAGTTGATGACAAGCTGTGGTTTGTGATTTAATATTAATTCATCGCTAGAGAACATATCACCTACAACGAATTTCGAAGTTTTAGAACTATATTCTGATTTTTTTTTATTTGCACATTCTATAAATTTATCAGAAAAATCTATCCCGAGAACACTAAAGCCCAGCAAAGACAAGGGTATAGAGAGTCTTCCTATACCACATGGAACATCTAAAACACGAGTTATGCCTGGGAAATTAGTCCTAACGTAATGAGAGAGTGCTGTGGCAGCATCCACTCCTTCCTTCCATCGACTCTCAAATTCCTCGATATATACATCCGCCAGCTTTTTATAACTATTTATCCAATTCATAATTTCTCCCTCAGAAACGAGTAATCATATCTTGATACTGTACCTAACTGAGGCTATTTTCACCTTCTCACTATAAGATGGTGCATCCCAGATAACTTCCTTCCCAGATAAATAGTCCGACCACCTTTTAAGATCCTCTCTATACATTAGCTTAATTAAATTCTCGAAGGAGGTCTTGGGCTTCCACCCCAAAAATTCGCGCGCCTTAGTGTTATCGCCTATCAAAGCATTGACATCATTAACCCTTTTGAGAGCAGGTTCAACAAAAACGTACCCATCCTTACAAAGACCAGCCTCTTTAAACGCTAAATCAACAAGTTCTTTAACGGAATGTCCTATTCCTGTGGAAATTACGTAGTTGTTCGGAACGGATTGCTGGAGCATCAACCACATAGCTTCAACGTAGTCGCCAGCAAATCCCCAATCCCTAACAGCATCCATGTTTCCCAAATATAGCTTCTCTTGAAGTCCCAGTTTTATTTTTGCGGTAGCGTTTGTAACCTTCCTTGTTACAAACTCCATTCCACGAATAGGAGACTCATGGTTAAACAAGATTCCGTTAGCAACAAACATACCATACCCTTTTTTGTATATTTCCCCTATCCAATAAGAATAAAGTTTTGCAGCCGCATAAGGACTCTCTGGACAGAAGACAGTATTCTCAGACTTTAAAGTTGATGTCTCGTTCCCGTATAGTTCACTTGTTGATGCCTGATATATTCGTGCATCAACTTTTAAGATTCGCGCCGCTTCAAGCACTCTCGTAGTACCGATTCCAGTAACATCAGATGTAGAGATAGGTTCTTCGAAAGAGCGCCCTACAAAACTTTGTGCAGCTAAATTATATATTTCATCGGGATCGCAGTATTTTATTGCCTCTATAGCAGAGCTAAGATCTGTAAGATCCATTGGAAGAAGCTCGATATCCTGCAAGACGTTAACGTAGTTCAGGCGCCAAAAATTTGGTGTAGAAGTTCGTCTGAAGGTACCGTATACCTCGTAACCTTTATCCAGTAGAAACTTCGAAAGATATGCGCCATCTTGACCAGTGACTCCGGTAATCAACGCTCTTTTACTCATAATTTATCTAGATCCCTGTGAAATAATTATTTATTTCAGAACAAACATCAATAATATCTTCCTCATCGAGAAGATTACCCGATGGGAGGTTTATCCCTCTCGAAGATAGCTCGTCAGCCACAGGGAATGCTTCGTCGCTGTATCTTTGCCTGTAATATGGTTGTTTGTGTATCGGATAAAAAAAAGTTCTAGTTTCTATTCCTTTCTGCCCGAGAAACGCCATCAAGCTGTCACGATGCTTTCGATCTGCTAAAATTGAATACATCCAATAAACATTCTTTGCCCAAGTCTCCTCTTTAGGAGTGACCAATAAATTTTTATCTGAAAGTTTCTGCAGCATCTCGTTATATAGTTTCGCATTTGTTCTTCGCTTTTGAACTAGTTGATCTATTTTCCTTACCTGGGAAACTCCTAAAGCTGCTTGCAAGGCAGACATCCTGTATCCATAGCCGAGCTCTTCGTGCCAAAAATGCTTTCCCCCTCTTCCAAAAGCGTGAGCCCTTAACCACGCCATTCTTTCAGCTAATTCCTGGTTGTTGGTAACGTTCATTCCACCTTCACCGGTTGTAATGATCTTGTTTGCATAAAAACTAAAAGAACCAACTTCACCAAACGTTCCAACCTTTTTTCCATTAATCTCTGCTCCATGGGCTTCAGCAGCATCTTCAATTACTAAAAGATCGTGTTCCTTTGCTATTTCATCAACAATCATCATATTTTCCGGGTGCCCATATATATGTACGGCCATAATCGCTTTAGTCTTATTTGTTATCTTATCATTCAAGGCTTCAGTGTCCATCGTCCAAGTTTTTATGTTTGCATCTATTAACTTTACTTTCAATTTCAAATATTCCGCTGCATTTATAGTTGCAATCATTGTAAAAGTCGGCATAATTATCTCATCATTTTCTTTAAGATTCAGGGAGGCTAAAGCTAGGTGAAGTGCCGTCGTTCCACTGTTCGTGGATACGCCATACTTAGCATCCTGATAACTTGAAAATGCCTTCTCAAAGTTCAAAACATCTTCACCAAGCGAACTGACCCATCCAGATTTTAGGCATTTCGTAACCGAGTTTATGTCATCTTCGTTGATTAACGGAGAGCTAACAGGTATACGTATATTCATAAGCGCCAATCATTTGCCCTTTAATATATTTAATGATTCGGCTCGAGACTATAACTCGATTCAAGTTGATAAAGCTTCGATTAACCAGTTTCTTTACTTGTTAAGTTTGAGCCAAAAAGGCAGGAAATGTTTCTGAGAGAAGTCTTCATTTAAGGTTAAGAGTAATATTTTCGAATCCTTTCTGGTTATAGTAAAGTTTAAACGTATTCTAAAATAATCTTTTAGGGTTCATATTGAATGATACTGAGATAAATCTAATCACAAACATGAGCGGTGACTCAGGAATTGGAAACTATGCTTTAGAACTGTACCGGGTCACTCACGATTATTTTCCACAGATGAAACTTTTTTCGGTTCCATATATACGGGGGCAAAAACTTGATAATTCAATTAATTTGAGTACATTTTATGCGGATAATATATTACAAATACCATTTGTAAACAAATTCAATTTTAAAAAAATAAAGAAGTCTAAACAGTTCGAGCAAAAGAACATACATCTTCTGGGATCTGATTATTCTCTGGTTTCTGCTTCCGAAAAAGCGGTTGCGACTATTCACGAGTATTACTTCACAGTAGCTAGGTTGCAAAAATCGCCAAATGCGAGAAGCTTTCTACGGGGTATAGGATATAACTACGGTATGATTAAACTTCACTCAAGAATAAAGAGGTTTAAGAAAATAATAGCTCCGAGTCACTATTCTGCTAATCAAATCAGATTACATACTGGGATTAAACCGGAAGTTGTTCATGAGACAGTTGATGGAGCCAGATTTCACCATAGAGATAAGAAAGCCTCTAGAAAGTTGTTGGGACTTCCAGATAGTAAAATACTTTTATTGAATGTATCCGGTGACGGGGTAAATAAGAATTTACATACACTTAAGAGAATATCAGATTCATTGTCCGATGATTATAAACTCATAAAGATAGGTGCGCCTATTTATTCTAAAAATTGTATTAATATTGGACGAGTTGAGGACAAGTGTTATTCTTTTTATTTTAACGCGGCCGATGCGTATCTGAATGTGTCTACAAATGAGGGTTTTAATATCCCATTGATAGAATCCATAAAGAGCTCTCTCCCAGTTATTTCTAATAAATGTGCAACGGCACCCGAACTCCTCGGTGAGAGTGGCATTTACGTTGAAAATCCGGACGTGGTACATGAATATTTGGAGTTGATTTATTTGGGAAAAGATTTGGATTCTTTAAATTATTATTCAGAATTAATTAAAAAAAGGTGTTCAGAATTTTCTGATAATAAAGCAAGACAAGAATATATAAGAATTTACTCAGATGTATTCAGATAATATTACCGAAGTAAAGAGTATAAATTTTCTAATAATCTTCAAGGTCCTTCTCGTCCTAATCCCTTTCTTGTTTCGAAATTATAGCAAACCTGGTACAGTATTCAATATATAAATTCCATAAATTCAACTTTAACTCAGAAGGATCTTTATATTCTGTATAAGCTCATGGATTTTCTGGTTTATTTCTAATTCTGTTTTGCTATCATTGTTTTTTAGCATCTCTTTAATGGCGCTTGAAAAATTTTCTGGGGGAACTAGCTTTACGTTTGCTAAACTTCTTGCTTGCTCTCTGTACTCGGGAAAATAGATTGCAATGGTAGGGACCTCAAAAAATATGCCTTGTTCCAAAACACCAGAATGACCTCCAGGGATGTTATAAGGAAGCAACAATAGACTCGTTTTTAGAAAAATCTTCATAATATCTCTTTCAGCGACGGGTCCAAGATATTCATCAATGATATCAGAATAGGAATGGAGCAGCTCGTTAAATTCTTTCTCGTACTCTGGAAAATGGTGATTTAAACCTCCAGATACAACTAGTCTAAATTTGCCTCCTTCTTCTTTTTGTTTCTTCAATACCGAGAGGCCTAACTCGATATTTTTCTGCGGTCCCCATGAACCATGCATCAATATCGTTGGTATATCCTTCTTTTCATATTCTAAAGACTTCACATGCATTGCGCCATTAATATAGATCGTGGCAATTGCTTCCAAATATCGTCCATTTAGTAAATGTACCTTGTTTTTCCCTACGGATTCGTTAATTTTTTCCTTGTAAAGATTAAGAAAGACGAATGTTTTCACGTTTTTAAATAAACTCCCTTCAACAATTCCAAGAAAAAACGAACGGATTTTGTCGAATCCAGTATCGTAACCTAGTTTTCTAACATCATTAGTGAATATTGAATTGTGGTGTATTACCCTAATATTTTTTTGTTTGAGTAACTTCACCAATAATATTGGGACGAAAAGGGCAGTTGCGTTTGCCATAGTTCCATTGCCAAATCCAGTGGGTAGCATATTGAATATGACAACATCATAATTCTTCCATGGTATCTTTAAAAGTCGAAGGATCGATTTCGAATTACCATATCTATAAAATTCTCGTAGTATCACCTTTGATGGAAGTTCAAATTCTTCAGTCTTGTCGTTTTCTTCAGGGCAAAATACGTCAATAGAGTCCACGTTTTCCAATAGAGACAGGAGAATCACAATTGAAGTACCATTTGTTTGCAACGATTTGCCATGGTTTATAAAATCTCCCACATAAGCAATTTTCACTATGGTACATAATTCTTCATTTCTTAAATTTAAGCATGGAATTATAATATCTACCCCATTCGATATCGGTCCGTGAAAGCATAATTACTGGTATATTAGGTCAGGACGGATATTTTTTTCGCAGTTTTTTCCGTCAAAGGATTATAAGGTTCGTGG
The genomic region above belongs to Thermoplasmatales archaeon and contains:
- a CDS encoding glycosyltransferase family 4 protein produces the protein MAERSDTLTSLKKIVLIGFPYTNKIDTGRGIDRYLATIYKSFSSHGIGLRIIEEGVVKPRPVCFIKAFLKAFIELRKSNGNAFHAVDPLGSIVAALALKKNIITTIHDTIPLDGKVVMFNPFVFFFAKLSMLVSLNISKEIIVPFESTRDALIDNFHVAANKITVIHYALDLNLDQLVDSNVCQDVGDDNMKILFMGGSSPNDRGMDIVLRSYMEFVRDLPRATLTIVAKSGTISDENQKLLNGTKSCRIETIELVPEPELMSFLKEFCVFIYPSRLGFSFLVMQAIASGVPVITSNSRDTKDFLGDAGILCDNDEVSCYVQALVRLTDKDFRANIIKNQYERLRMFTLNKFYDEMNEFYMRVLRDA
- a CDS encoding DegT/DnrJ/EryC1/StrS family aminotransferase; translated protein: MNIRIPVSSPLINEDDINSVTKCLKSGWVSSLGEDVLNFEKAFSSYQDAKYGVSTNSGTTALHLALASLNLKENDEIIMPTFTMIATINAAEYLKLKVKLIDANIKTWTMDTEALNDKITNKTKAIMAVHIYGHPENMMIVDEIAKEHDLLVIEDAAEAHGAEINGKKVGTFGEVGSFSFYANKIITTGEGGMNVTNNQELAERMAWLRAHAFGRGGKHFWHEELGYGYRMSALQAALGVSQVRKIDQLVQKRRTNAKLYNEMLQKLSDKNLLVTPKEETWAKNVYWMYSILADRKHRDSLMAFLGQKGIETRTFFYPIHKQPYYRQRYSDEAFPVADELSSRGINLPSGNLLDEEDIIDVCSEINNYFTGI
- a CDS encoding GDP-mannose 4,6-dehydratase encodes the protein MSKRALITGVTGQDGAYLSKFLLDKGYEVYGTFRRTSTPNFWRLNYVNVLQDIELLPMDLTDLSSAIEAIKYCDPDEIYNLAAQSFVGRSFEEPISTSDVTGIGTTRVLEAARILKVDARIYQASTSELYGNETSTLKSENTVFCPESPYAAAKLYSYWIGEIYKKGYGMFVANGILFNHESPIRGMEFVTRKVTNATAKIKLGLQEKLYLGNMDAVRDWGFAGDYVEAMWLMLQQSVPNNYVISTGIGHSVKELVDLAFKEAGLCKDGYVFVEPALKRVNDVNALIGDNTKAREFLGWKPKTSFENLIKLMYREDLKRWSDYLSGKEVIWDAPSYSEKVKIASVRYSIKI
- a CDS encoding methyltransferase domain-containing protein; this encodes MNWINSYKKLADVYIEEFESRWKEGVDAATALSHYVRTNFPGITRVLDVPCGIGRLSIPLSLLGFSVLGIDFSDKFIECANKKKSEYSSKTSKFVVGDMFSSDELILNHKPQLVINWWTSIGYNDRKTDLKFLKHLKMVTEHGTILIVETWTREYVINFPIRRFWNDLGNSVVIVSQQVDPLTEFVKSEHSYFRKINGDLKYVGSFTSKIMLYSVLELRNMFESAGWKVLRVANSISQIDGSFNPRIDRCVFVCKSF
- a CDS encoding glycosyltransferase family 2 protein — its product is MPNTNDIIKRIFISVIVTAHDRKSYLRMAVDSVRNQTLDKEFFEIIVLKNFEDDYIDSIHEENFVVVNMEGTIGEYLSTGIKKSKGDIICFLDDDDEFYPNKLQKVSDVFNAHPNLGYYHNGFKIIDGKGKPLKKHFGYKQPKQDISVYEQEDKEKYLFKLGRFQGTFNLSCVSVRRSILPPDSTLLKSLPATTDGAIYIIALKSNMGLLITKEIFNRYRIHGDQSITLNYNQWSAVNKKMLEASALFCYFLKETKFEKYGEWSNFYWSMRYRISEGWPGIRWGDVLNSFRYYVLTGQVSSLSLMIILIVLKIFRVSLIDIKYR
- a CDS encoding glycosyltransferase, yielding MGDFINHGKSLQTNGTSIVILLSLLENVDSIDVFCPEENDKTEEFELPSKVILREFYRYGNSKSILRLLKIPWKNYDVVIFNMLPTGFGNGTMANATALFVPILLVKLLKQKNIRVIHHNSIFTNDVRKLGYDTGFDKIRSFFLGIVEGSLFKNVKTFVFLNLYKEKINESVGKNKVHLLNGRYLEAIATIYINGAMHVKSLEYEKKDIPTILMHGSWGPQKNIELGLSVLKKQKEEGGKFRLVVSGGLNHHFPEYEKEFNELLHSYSDIIDEYLGPVAERDIMKIFLKTSLLLLPYNIPGGHSGVLEQGIFFEVPTIAIYFPEYREQARSLANVKLVPPENFSSAIKEMLKNNDSKTELEINQKIHELIQNIKILLS
- a CDS encoding glycosyltransferase, which gives rise to MNDTEINLITNMSGDSGIGNYALELYRVTHDYFPQMKLFSVPYIRGQKLDNSINLSTFYADNILQIPFVNKFNFKKIKKSKQFEQKNIHLLGSDYSLVSASEKAVATIHEYYFTVARLQKSPNARSFLRGIGYNYGMIKLHSRIKRFKKIIAPSHYSANQIRLHTGIKPEVVHETVDGARFHHRDKKASRKLLGLPDSKILLLNVSGDGVNKNLHTLKRISDSLSDDYKLIKIGAPIYSKNCINIGRVEDKCYSFYFNAADAYLNVSTNEGFNIPLIESIKSSLPVISNKCATAPELLGESGIYVENPDVVHEYLELIYLGKDLDSLNYYSELIKKRCSEFSDNKARQEYIRIYSDVFR